In Bacillus cytotoxicus NVH 391-98, the following are encoded in one genomic region:
- the rsmA gene encoding 16S rRNA (adenine(1518)-N(6)/adenine(1519)-N(6))-dimethyltransferase RsmA, with the protein MKDIATPNRTKDIVEKYGFSFKKSLGQNFLIDTNVLNRIVDYAEIGPKGGAIEIGPGIGALTEQLAKRAKKVVAFEIDQRLLPILDETLAPYDNVTIINKDVLKANVHEVFQEQFEEGQDVMVVANLPYYVTTPILFKLLEEKLPVRGFVVMMQKEVGDRLAAKPGTKDYGSLSIAIQYYTEVETVMTVPRTVFVPQPNVDSSVIRLLKRPKPIVEVIDEKFFFEVVRASFAQRRKTLMNNLSNNLNDFPKDKELLERILTEIGIDPKRRGETLSIEEFAMLSNALVPHKMK; encoded by the coding sequence ATGAAGGATATCGCAACGCCAAATCGTACAAAAGATATTGTTGAAAAGTACGGATTTTCATTTAAAAAAAGTTTGGGACAAAATTTCCTAATTGATACAAATGTATTAAATCGCATTGTTGATTATGCAGAGATCGGCCCTAAAGGCGGAGCTATTGAAATTGGTCCTGGTATTGGAGCTTTAACAGAGCAATTAGCGAAACGTGCCAAAAAAGTAGTAGCTTTTGAAATTGATCAAAGACTATTACCCATTTTAGATGAGACGTTAGCCCCATATGATAATGTGACGATTATTAATAAAGATGTTTTAAAAGCAAATGTGCACGAAGTATTTCAAGAACAATTCGAAGAAGGACAAGACGTAATGGTGGTAGCTAATTTACCATATTACGTGACAACGCCAATTTTGTTCAAATTGCTTGAAGAAAAGCTCCCTGTTCGTGGGTTTGTAGTGATGATGCAAAAAGAGGTAGGAGATCGTTTGGCTGCTAAGCCGGGAACAAAAGATTATGGTTCTTTATCCATTGCAATTCAATATTATACAGAAGTAGAGACAGTTATGACAGTTCCGCGTACGGTATTTGTTCCACAACCAAATGTGGATTCATCCGTTATTCGTCTTTTAAAACGTCCGAAGCCAATTGTAGAAGTAATAGACGAAAAGTTTTTCTTTGAGGTAGTACGAGCAAGCTTTGCACAACGCCGTAAAACATTAATGAATAATTTATCAAATAACTTAAATGATTTTCCGAAAGATAAAGAATTGTTAGAGCGAATTTTAACAGAGATAGGAATTGATCCGAAACGTCGAGGTGAAACGTTATCCATTGAAGAATTTGCAATGTTAAGTAATGCGCTCGTTCCTCATAAGATGAAGTAA
- the yabG gene encoding sporulation peptidase YabG, with amino-acid sequence MAVHVGDLVERQSYNRDILFRIIEIKGEMAILFGEEVRLVADAPLEDLIIINQREYKKREKREKEKMERTYRLFQQDYVLMKERHEHTSTGGYTNEVSYFQMPGRVLHIDGDPLYLRKCLDLYTKIGVPVQGIHCKETEMHEKVVDLINHFRPDILVITGHDAYTKSKGVMGDLAAYRHSRHFVQAVREVRKKYPSLDQLVIFAGACQSHFEALIRAGANFASSPSRINIHALDPVYVVGKVSFTSFMERVNVWDVVRNTITGEKGLGGVETRGILRTGLPFQYYDE; translated from the coding sequence ATGGCTGTACATGTTGGAGATTTAGTAGAACGACAATCGTATAATCGGGATATACTTTTTCGTATTATAGAGATAAAAGGAGAAATGGCAATTTTATTTGGAGAAGAAGTTAGGCTTGTTGCGGACGCTCCACTTGAGGATTTAATTATTATTAATCAGCGTGAGTATAAAAAAAGAGAAAAGCGCGAAAAGGAGAAGATGGAGCGCACATATCGTCTATTTCAACAAGATTATGTACTCATGAAAGAGCGGCATGAACATACTTCCACAGGTGGCTATACGAATGAGGTGAGTTACTTTCAAATGCCGGGAAGGGTACTGCATATAGATGGGGATCCATTATATTTACGGAAATGTTTAGATTTATATACAAAGATAGGAGTTCCAGTGCAAGGAATTCATTGTAAGGAAACAGAAATGCATGAAAAGGTAGTGGATTTAATCAATCATTTTCGACCAGATATTTTAGTCATAACAGGTCATGATGCGTATACAAAGTCAAAAGGGGTAATGGGAGATTTAGCAGCCTACAGGCATTCTAGACACTTTGTACAGGCAGTTCGTGAAGTAAGAAAAAAATATCCATCATTAGATCAGCTTGTTATTTTTGCGGGAGCGTGTCAATCACACTTTGAAGCTTTAATTCGAGCAGGTGCTAATTTTGCTAGTTCTCCTTCCCGTATTAATATTCATGCTTTGGATCCTGTATATGTAGTAGGAAAAGTTAGTTTTACTTCTTTTATGGAACGTGTAAACGTATGGGATGTTGTGCGTAATACAATTACTGGTGAAAAAGGTCTTGGTGGCGTTGAAACGCGAGGTATTTTACGAACAGGGCTACCATTTCAATATTATGATGAGTAA
- the veg gene encoding biofilm formation stimulator Veg, translated as MAKRLDEIKNELDHHLGKRLMLKANSGRRKTVEQSGVLAETYRSVFVVQLDQQEDTLQRVSYSYADVLTETVELTFYDDPHNEVFLG; from the coding sequence ATGGCAAAACGTTTAGATGAAATTAAAAACGAATTAGATCATCATCTTGGAAAGCGTCTTATGTTAAAGGCGAATAGTGGTAGAAGAAAAACGGTAGAGCAATCGGGTGTATTAGCAGAGACATATCGTTCTGTGTTTGTTGTGCAGCTCGATCAACAAGAAGATACATTACAGCGTGTTTCCTATAGTTATGCAGATGTTTTAACAGAAACAGTGGAATTAACATTTTATGATGACCCTCATAATGAGGTGTTTTTAGGTTAA
- the sspF gene encoding acid-soluble spore protein SspF, giving the protein MSRRRGVMSNRFKEELAKELGFYDVVQKEGWGGIRAKDAGNMVKRAIEIAEKQLMKQNQ; this is encoded by the coding sequence TTGAGTAGACGAAGAGGAGTCATGTCAAATCGATTTAAAGAAGAGCTGGCAAAAGAGCTTGGATTTTACGATGTTGTTCAGAAAGAAGGATGGGGCGGAATTCGTGCGAAAGATGCTGGTAATATGGTGAAACGGGCTATTGAAATTGCTGAGAAGCAATTAATGAAACAAAATCAGTAG
- the ispE gene encoding 4-(cytidine 5'-diphospho)-2-C-methyl-D-erythritol kinase produces MKLLVKAPAKINLSLDVLGKRQDGYHEVKMIMTTIDLADRLELTELTEDRIEIVSHNRYVPDDQRNLAYQAAKLLKEKYQVKQGVSIAIEKTIPVAAGLAGGSSDAAATLRGLNKIWNLGLTMDELAELGAEIGSDVSFCVYGGTAIATGRGEKIEHIKTPPSCWVILAKPHIGVSTADVYGNLKLNRVTHPDVDQMAEAINRGDYQGICNAVGNVLEDVTFAMHPEVARIKTRMKRFGADAVLMSGSGPTVFGLVHHDSRMHRIYNGLKGFCEQVYAVRLLGERETLE; encoded by the coding sequence TTGAAGCTACTAGTGAAAGCACCAGCAAAGATTAATTTGTCGTTAGATGTACTGGGAAAAAGACAAGACGGCTATCATGAAGTAAAAATGATTATGACAACAATCGATTTAGCCGATCGTTTAGAGCTAACAGAGTTAACGGAAGATCGTATTGAAATCGTGTCTCATAATCGATATGTCCCAGACGACCAACGTAACTTGGCTTATCAGGCAGCAAAATTATTAAAAGAAAAATATCAGGTAAAACAAGGTGTATCTATTGCGATTGAAAAAACAATTCCGGTGGCAGCAGGGTTAGCAGGTGGAAGCAGCGATGCAGCTGCTACATTACGTGGCCTTAATAAAATATGGAATTTAGGACTTACAATGGATGAACTAGCGGAACTTGGCGCAGAGATTGGATCCGATGTATCTTTTTGTGTGTATGGAGGAACGGCAATTGCAACAGGAAGAGGAGAGAAGATTGAACATATAAAAACACCTCCATCTTGCTGGGTTATTTTAGCGAAGCCGCATATCGGTGTGTCGACTGCTGACGTATATGGAAATTTAAAGTTGAATCGTGTTACACACCCTGACGTCGATCAAATGGCCGAAGCGATTAATCGTGGTGATTATCAGGGGATTTGTAATGCTGTTGGCAACGTATTGGAGGATGTGACATTTGCGATGCATCCTGAAGTTGCACGTATTAAAACACGGATGAAGCGATTTGGGGCAGATGCGGTTTTAATGAGCGGCAGTGGTCCAACGGTGTTTGGACTTGTGCATCATGATTCGAGAATGCATCGTATCTATAATGGATTAAAAGGGTTTTGTGAACAGGTATATGCTGTACGCCTATTAGGAGAGCGAGAAACGCTTGAATAA
- the purR gene encoding pur operon repressor yields MKIRRSTRLVDMTYYLLQNPRQLVSLTFFAERYQSAKSSISEDLVIIKQTFEQQGVGTLQTIPGAAGGVKYIPYISEEEANLVISELCSLFENPDRILPGGYLYMTDLLSNPRHINGAGRLFASVFARQPIDAVMTVATKGIPLAYAVANYLDVPVVIARKDNKVTEGPTVSINYVSGSSKRIQTMTLAKRSLPEGANVLIIDDFMKAGGTIQGMISMLEEFKANVVGIGVLVESTDIEERLINNFVSLIRLSEVDIKEKTIQVEKGNYSLVPFDEELVGAE; encoded by the coding sequence GTGAAAATTAGACGAAGTACAAGATTGGTCGATATGACTTATTATTTGCTACAAAATCCTCGTCAGCTAGTTTCTCTCACTTTTTTTGCTGAACGGTATCAATCCGCTAAATCTTCTATTAGTGAAGATTTAGTTATTATTAAGCAAACGTTTGAACAGCAAGGGGTCGGCACATTGCAAACGATACCAGGAGCAGCAGGAGGAGTGAAATATATTCCATATATAAGTGAAGAAGAGGCGAATCTGGTTATTAGTGAACTATGTAGTTTATTTGAGAATCCAGATCGTATTTTACCAGGTGGATACTTATATATGACTGATCTTTTGAGTAATCCGCGTCATATTAATGGCGCAGGGCGTTTATTTGCTTCTGTTTTTGCAAGACAACCTATCGACGCAGTTATGACTGTAGCAACGAAGGGAATTCCACTTGCTTACGCAGTAGCAAACTATTTAGATGTACCGGTAGTCATTGCAAGGAAAGATAATAAGGTAACAGAAGGACCGACAGTTAGTATTAATTACGTATCAGGTTCATCTAAGCGAATTCAAACAATGACATTAGCAAAACGCAGCTTACCAGAAGGAGCTAATGTGTTAATTATTGATGACTTTATGAAAGCTGGCGGAACGATTCAAGGTATGATTAGCATGTTAGAAGAGTTTAAGGCGAATGTAGTCGGAATTGGTGTGTTAGTAGAATCTACAGACATCGAAGAAAGACTCATTAATAATTTTGTCTCATTGATTCGTTTGTCAGAAGTAGATATTAAAGAAAAAACAATTCAAGTGGAGAAGGGAAACTATTCACTTGTCCCATTTGATGAGGAACTTGTAGGAGCAGAATAA
- a CDS encoding RidA family protein, with amino-acid sequence MKIVQTNKAPQAIGPYSQGIVVNNMFYSSGQIPLTANGELVTGDVKVQTEQVFQNLQAVLEEAGASWDTVVKTTVFLKDMDDFNDVNEVYASYFSTHKPARSCVQVAKLPKDVSVEIEVIALVK; translated from the coding sequence ATGAAAATTGTTCAAACAAATAAGGCGCCACAAGCCATTGGACCATATTCACAAGGAATTGTTGTGAACAATATGTTTTACAGTTCAGGTCAAATTCCCTTAACGGCAAATGGGGAACTTGTAACAGGAGATGTAAAAGTACAAACTGAACAAGTATTTCAAAATTTACAAGCTGTATTAGAAGAAGCTGGGGCATCATGGGATACGGTAGTAAAAACAACTGTATTTTTGAAAGACATGGATGATTTTAATGATGTGAATGAAGTATATGCATCTTATTTTTCTACGCATAAACCAGCTCGTTCTTGTGTACAAGTTGCGAAATTACCGAAAGATGTTTCTGTCGAGATAGAAGTAATTGCCCTTGTGAAATAA
- the spoVG gene encoding septation regulator SpoVG — MEVTDVRLRRVNTEGRMRAIASITLDHEFVVHDIRVIDGNNGLFVAMPSKRTPDGEFRDIAHPINSNTRSKIQDAVLTEYHRLGELEEVEFEEAGAS, encoded by the coding sequence ATGGAAGTGACTGACGTAAGATTACGCCGCGTAAACACAGAAGGCCGTATGAGGGCGATTGCCTCTATTACTCTAGACCATGAGTTTGTTGTTCATGATATTCGTGTAATTGATGGCAATAATGGATTATTTGTAGCAATGCCAAGTAAACGTACTCCAGATGGAGAGTTTCGTGATATTGCTCATCCAATTAATTCTAACACACGCTCAAAAATTCAAGATGCGGTTTTAACTGAGTATCACCGTTTAGGCGAGTTGGAAGAGGTTGAGTTTGAAGAAGCTGGAGCTTCGTAA
- the glmU gene encoding bifunctional UDP-N-acetylglucosamine diphosphorylase/glucosamine-1-phosphate N-acetyltransferase GlmU produces MSNRFAVILAAGKGTRMKSKLYKVLHPVCGKPMVQHVVDQVSQLGLQKLVTVVGHGAEKVQEQLGNVSEFALQAEQLGTAHAVDRAADILANEEGTTLVICGDTPLITAETMEALLKHHEEAGAKATVLTAYIEEPAGYGRIVRNENGHVEKIVEHKDANEVELTIKEINTGTYCFDNKALFASLSKVSNDNAQGEYYLPDVIEILKGEGHIVSAYQTEHFDETLGVNDRVALSQAEVIMKNRINHKNMVNGVTIIDPSNTYISADAIIGSDTVIHPGTIIEGKTVIGSDCEIGPHTVIRDSEIGDGTTIRQSTVHDSKIGTEVSVGPFAHIRPDSVIGNEVRVGNFVEIKKTVFGNGSKASHLSYIGDAQIGENVNLGCGSITVNYDGKNKFKTVIGDGVFIGCNSNLVAPVTVEDGAYVAAGSTITENVPSKALSIARARQVNKEDYVDQLLNKKKS; encoded by the coding sequence ATGTCAAACAGATTTGCAGTGATTCTGGCTGCAGGTAAGGGCACGCGTATGAAGTCCAAGCTATACAAAGTGCTTCATCCTGTATGCGGAAAACCAATGGTACAGCATGTAGTGGATCAAGTATCTCAATTAGGATTGCAGAAACTTGTGACGGTAGTGGGACATGGTGCTGAAAAAGTACAAGAACAACTAGGAAACGTAAGTGAATTTGCATTACAAGCAGAACAACTTGGTACAGCACACGCTGTCGATCGGGCTGCTGATATCCTTGCAAATGAAGAAGGAACAACTTTGGTTATTTGTGGTGATACGCCGCTTATAACTGCAGAAACAATGGAAGCATTGTTAAAACATCATGAGGAAGCAGGAGCTAAAGCTACAGTGCTAACGGCATACATAGAAGAGCCTGCTGGATATGGTCGTATTGTTCGTAATGAAAATGGTCATGTTGAAAAAATTGTTGAGCACAAAGATGCAAATGAAGTAGAGCTAACTATTAAAGAGATTAATACAGGTACGTATTGTTTTGATAATAAAGCGCTATTTGCGTCACTTTCTAAAGTTTCAAATGATAATGCACAAGGTGAATACTACCTTCCAGATGTTATTGAAATTTTGAAAGGTGAAGGGCATATTGTATCGGCTTATCAAACGGAGCATTTTGATGAAACGTTAGGTGTAAACGACAGAGTCGCTCTATCGCAAGCGGAAGTCATTATGAAGAATCGTATCAATCATAAGAACATGGTAAATGGTGTTACAATTATAGATCCAAGTAACACATATATTTCTGCAGATGCAATTATTGGTAGTGATACAGTTATTCATCCAGGCACAATTATTGAGGGCAAGACTGTAATTGGGTCTGATTGTGAAATTGGACCACATACGGTTATTCGTGATAGTGAAATTGGAGACGGTACAACAATTCGTCAATCTACTGTGCATGACAGCAAGATTGGTACAGAAGTATCAGTTGGTCCATTTGCACATATTCGTCCAGATTCCGTTATTGGTAATGAAGTACGCGTTGGAAATTTCGTAGAAATCAAGAAAACTGTTTTTGGTAATGGAAGTAAAGCTTCACACTTAAGTTATATCGGGGATGCACAAATTGGAGAAAACGTGAATCTTGGTTGTGGTTCAATTACAGTGAATTATGATGGCAAGAATAAATTCAAAACAGTTATTGGAGATGGCGTATTTATTGGTTGTAACTCAAACCTTGTTGCTCCTGTAACAGTTGAAGATGGTGCGTATGTGGCAGCAGGCTCTACAATTACAGAGAATGTTCCATCAAAAGCATTATCAATTGCACGTGCGCGTCAAGTTAACAAAGAAGATTATGTTGATCAATTGCTGAATAAGAAAAAATCATAA
- a CDS encoding ribose-phosphate diphosphokinase, with protein sequence MSTQYLNSNLKVFSLNSNKELAEQIAKHIGVELGKCSVDRFSDGEVQINIEESIRGCDVFIIQSTSFPVNEHIMELLIMIDALKRASAKTINIVIPYYGYARQDRKARSREPITSKLVANLLETAGATRVITLDLHAPQIQGFFDIPIDHLMGVPILSDYFESKGLKDIVIVSPDHGGVTRARKMADRLKAPIAIIDKRRPRPNVAEVMNIIGNIEGKTAILIDDIIDTAGTITLAANALVENGASEVYACCTHPVLSGPAIERIENSNIKELVVTNSIVLPEEKKIDKVHELSVAPLIGEAIIRVYEEESVSVLFN encoded by the coding sequence ATGTCAACTCAATATCTAAATTCTAATTTGAAAGTATTCTCTTTAAACTCTAACAAGGAACTTGCTGAGCAAATTGCAAAGCATATTGGAGTTGAGTTAGGGAAATGTTCTGTTGACCGTTTTAGCGATGGAGAAGTTCAAATTAACATTGAAGAAAGTATTCGTGGTTGTGATGTATTCATTATTCAATCTACAAGTTTTCCAGTAAACGAACATATCATGGAACTACTTATTATGATTGATGCATTAAAACGTGCCTCTGCAAAAACAATTAATATTGTAATTCCTTACTATGGTTATGCACGTCAGGATCGTAAAGCACGTTCTCGTGAACCGATTACATCGAAACTTGTAGCAAACTTGCTTGAAACAGCAGGTGCAACTCGTGTAATTACTCTAGATTTACACGCTCCACAAATTCAAGGATTCTTTGATATCCCAATTGACCACTTAATGGGTGTACCAATTCTTTCTGATTACTTTGAGTCCAAAGGTCTTAAAGATATCGTAATTGTGTCTCCTGACCATGGTGGTGTAACACGTGCAAGAAAAATGGCTGATCGCTTAAAAGCGCCAATCGCTATTATTGATAAGCGTCGTCCTCGTCCGAACGTAGCTGAGGTAATGAACATTATCGGTAATATCGAAGGAAAAACAGCAATCTTAATTGATGACATTATTGATACAGCTGGTACAATTACATTAGCAGCAAACGCTCTTGTTGAGAATGGTGCTTCTGAAGTATATGCTTGCTGTACACACCCAGTTTTATCTGGTCCAGCAATTGAGCGCATTGAAAATTCAAATATTAAAGAGTTGGTAGTAACGAACTCTATCGTATTACCAGAAGAGAAGAAAATTGACAAAGTACACGAACTTTCTGTTGCTCCATTAATTGGAGAAGCAATCATTCGTGTGTACGAAGAAGAATCTGTAAGTGTATTATTCAATTAA
- the pth gene encoding aminoacyl-tRNA hydrolase, whose translation MKLIVGLGNPGREYELTRHNIGFMAIDELAKRWNISLNEQKFKGMFGAGFVNGEKVILLKPLTYMNLSGESIRPLMDYYKIDLEDFIIMYDDLDLPVGKLRLRMKGSAGGHNGVKSTIAHLGTQEFQRIRMGIDRPKNGMKVVDYVLGRFTAEEMVDVNHAIEKAANACEEWLNKSFLQVMNDFNN comes from the coding sequence ATGAAATTAATAGTAGGACTTGGGAACCCTGGTAGAGAATATGAATTAACAAGGCATAATATTGGATTTATGGCGATTGATGAACTTGCGAAGCGATGGAACATTTCTTTAAATGAACAAAAGTTTAAGGGGATGTTTGGAGCAGGTTTTGTGAATGGCGAAAAAGTGATTTTATTAAAGCCGCTTACATATATGAATTTGTCTGGAGAAAGCATCCGTCCGCTTATGGATTATTATAAGATTGATTTAGAAGACTTTATTATTATGTATGATGATTTAGATCTTCCTGTAGGGAAATTACGCCTTCGTATGAAAGGAAGTGCGGGTGGTCATAACGGAGTAAAGTCGACAATCGCTCATTTAGGAACACAAGAGTTCCAACGTATTCGTATGGGAATTGATCGCCCTAAAAATGGAATGAAGGTAGTAGACTATGTGCTAGGACGTTTTACAGCGGAAGAAATGGTAGATGTAAATCATGCTATTGAGAAAGCTGCTAATGCATGTGAGGAGTGGCTTAACAAATCGTTTCTTCAAGTAATGAACGATTTTAATAACTAA
- a CDS encoding anti-sigma-F factor Fin, producing the protein MDGHYYCGHCGCHVGSITAEKVYSDVLFQLTEQERLNMIHFHENGNIYIKTICELCQETLASYPEYYEYEKFLQ; encoded by the coding sequence ATGGACGGACATTATTATTGTGGGCATTGTGGTTGTCACGTAGGTTCCATTACCGCAGAAAAAGTATACAGCGATGTTTTGTTTCAACTGACAGAGCAAGAAAGATTGAATATGATTCATTTTCATGAGAATGGAAATATATATATAAAAACAATTTGTGAATTATGTCAAGAAACACTTGCATCTTACCCTGAGTATTATGAATATGAAAAGTTTTTGCAATAA